Genomic window (Terriglobia bacterium):
GGGAGCCTTCCAAAGTACTGAGCGAAAAAAAAGGGGGAAACTTCGTTTCCCCCTAAGCGTCGGGTCTTGGGTCTAATCTCCGAGCTTGCTCCTGAGGTCTCCTCGAAGGAGTTAATCCAGGGCTAGCTCTGCCTCACTAATGGCACGAAGATGGCCAAAGTGCGGAAATGAGCCTATTCACCGGGTTTTTCCCGTAAGCCTTCTTTTTTCAGCGGATAGTTGTAATACTATACGGTAAAGTATACTATGTAGTTACGTGGCGAAAGCCGGTCAAAATATGGTATTTGGAATTCCAGATATCCAAAATACGAAATTTTGGATTCAAAGAGTCTCTTTCCCCGCTTCACTTTGTCCCAATTTGCAACAGTCCGGGCTATCCATGCTTCCAGTAGTCTGGATGCAGACAGGCGATGAGCTTGACCCCAGTGCCCTGTATTGCGATAAAGTGGGAAATCCCCAGACGAGGGATGTCCTGGCGACGCATAAGGGTTCATTGCCCCGGCCATCGGGAAATCCCCAGACAAGGGATGTCCTACACAGTGTCTGGCGTAAACCACTTGTGGGGCGTACGGCCAATGAGTGAAACCGGGAAGGATCGTCATGATCGACATCCACTGCCATCCGCTGCCGGAAACGGACGATGGGGCGAAGACGTTTGATATCGCGGTAGCCATGTGCCGAATGGCGGCAAAGGACGGAACCACTCACCTGGTTGCCACCCCTCACTGTAATTACCGGTATCCGTTCGACGCCCAAGCCAATCGTACCCGGCTGGAAAAGCTTCAGGCCGCTGTGGGAGATTCTCCAAAGCTTTTGTTGGGCTGCGATTTCCATCTCTCTTACGAAAATCTTCGCAAACTGGACGAAGATGGGACTGCCTTCTCTATCAACAGTACGCGCTATCTGCTGGTGGAATTTGCTGATCACTTTATTCCCGAACAGATGGACAACGTCTTTTATCAAATCGAGGTGGCAGGCTTCACGTCAATACTCACTCATCCGGAGCGCAACCCCGTCATACAACGTAAGCCGGAATTGCTTTATCACTGGGTCATGCGTGGTTGCCTGGTCCAGATCACTGCGATGTCCTACCTCGGCGGCTTTGGCCCGAAGGCACAGGCGCTATCTGAAGAGTGGCTCAATCGCAACCTCGTTCATTTTTTTGCCTCCGACGGTCACGATCTGATACGCCGGCCACCAGTATTGTCCGCCTGTTACAACAAAGTTGCCTCAGACCGGAGTAAAGAGGTTGCCGACCTCCTGCTGGAGGCGAATCCCGCGGCGGTGATTAACGGAGCGCCTCTTCCTGCGCAAGCGCAACCTCTCGATCTCAAAGAATCATCCCGAAAAAAAAACTGGTTTTCGATTTTTCGCCGATAACGGACTCCAGAGCCAGGTTTTCTGTTTCTGCCGTGATGCGGGGCGGCACGCAACGATCCTTACCGCGCCTCTGCACGTATGGGACGCTGGCGCCTGGTTCGGAACCATCATGCTGCACGAATGATGTGCGAAGATAGACTGGCTACGATGTTTGCCAGAAAAATCCATGTCGAGGTCCTTGAGCCCGGCGCACCCAGGGAATGTCCGCTCGCCTGGCTGGACAGCTTCTGCATGAGGAATTTTACGGGGCGGAGTGTCTTTGACGATTTGCTGCCCATCGCCAACGGACTAATGGAGGCGGGCTTCAGGGTCGACCTGCAATCTCTCAAGCACGACCTTGAAGATTGGCTCACGCGGAAGTTTGGAGGCGGCTCGCAGGTAATCGTTCGGTTCACTGAGAACGACGAAGATTCGGCTCCGAAAAGCGCCGGATAAATGTATAGGAAAGTTGAAACCATCGGTACAACGCAGCGGGAAAATGCCCACAGAGTCATGCTTTCGGTCTGTAGATATCTTTATCAATGGAAGGAGGAAGTGGCTGCTCTTACTAACCAGGTGCAACCACTTCCCCAGGTAGTCACAGAGTTGAATTACTCTTTGGATGAATGCGCTGTCGGAAAGGTTGCAGTCGCGATCAAAAAATTTTTCGCTTGCTGGAGCAGCGTTCTTGCGGCGTCCAGGGCCGGCGCGGGCCACCGGTGATCTCCAGTTTTGCAGGCGCTGTGTACGGCGCGGTGTAACGCCTCTGTCGTCGGCACCGTTGAGATGCTCGATTTTTTGTAGGGAGGTTGTTTTATGTGCGGCATAGTCGCGTACGTTGGTCAACAGCCGGTCAGTGAAGTCCTGGTTGACGGCTTGAAGAGACTTGAATACCGCGGATACGACTCAAGCGGCATCGCCATCCTGGGCGCACAGCCGTATCTGGCAAAGGCTGTGGGGAAGGTGGCAGCTCTTGAACGGAAAGTGCTCGAAGAAAAAC
Coding sequences:
- a CDS encoding CpsB/CapC family capsule biosynthesis tyrosine phosphatase, translating into MIDIHCHPLPETDDGAKTFDIAVAMCRMAAKDGTTHLVATPHCNYRYPFDAQANRTRLEKLQAAVGDSPKLLLGCDFHLSYENLRKLDEDGTAFSINSTRYLLVEFADHFIPEQMDNVFYQIEVAGFTSILTHPERNPVIQRKPELLYHWVMRGCLVQITAMSYLGGFGPKAQALSEEWLNRNLVHFFASDGHDLIRRPPVLSACYNKVASDRSKEVADLLLEANPAAVINGAPLPAQAQPLDLKESSRKKNWFSIFRR